In Actinoplanes lobatus, the DNA window CCGCGGCTCGTGCGTGACCAGCACGACGGCGGCCCCGGTGTCCCGGGCCGCCGCGATGAACAGCTTCATCACCAGCTCGCCGTTGAGCGAGTCCAGCGCGCCGGTCGGCTCGTCCGCGAAGATCACCGAGGGCTCGGTGACCAGCGCCCGGGCCACCGCGACCCGCTGGCCCTGACCGCCGGACACCTGGCCGGGACGTTTCCCGGCCAGGTCGGCGACCTCCAGCCGGTCCAGCCATGTGGCCGCCCGCCGCTGTGCCTCCCGCCGGCCGGCGCCGCCCAGCCGCAGGGGCAGAGCCACGTTCTCCAGGCAGGTCAGCTCCGGCACCAGCTGCCCGAACTGGAACACGAAGCCGAACTCGCCGCGCCGCAGCGTGCTGCGCTCCGCGTCGGACATTCGAGCCAGGTCGCGGTCGCCGTAGCGGATGCTGCCCGAGC includes these proteins:
- a CDS encoding ABC transporter ATP-binding protein: MPLLTADDVHLSFGETTALRGASLHVYAGEVLALMGPSGSGKSTLLHCLAGILTPGSGSIRYGDRDLARMSDAERSTLRRGEFGFVFQFGQLVPELTCLENVALPLRLGGAGRREAQRRAATWLDRLEVADLAGKRPGQVSGGQGQRVAVARALVTEPSVIFADEPTGALDSLNGELVMKLFIAAARDTGAAVVLVTHEPRVAAYSDREAVVRDGRVREQEPAR